One stretch of Glycine soja cultivar W05 chromosome 7, ASM419377v2, whole genome shotgun sequence DNA includes these proteins:
- the LOC114418144 gene encoding dihydrolipoyllysine-residue acetyltransferase component 2 of pyruvate dehydrogenase complex, mitochondrial-like isoform X1, with protein MASHLLNHSSKMRNASKLLHHERALLVRWFSGDAQSSLNRNRDVWKTQFHESSTTRSVFEPASSFNKRSFGMQKRNISMATIKRGSIIGFGFNGEISRSSQVLSRRCYASASDLPPHQEIGMPSLSPTMTEGNIARWLKKEGDKISPGEVLCEVETDKATVEMECMEEGYLAKIIRGDGAKEIKVGEVIAVTVEDEGDIAKFKDYQPSASEPSAAPAKEISAPPTPKKEEEVEEPGREPEPKVSKPSAPPSSGDRTFASPLARKLGEEKNVPLSSIKGTGPEGLIVKADIDDYLASGAKEVSASSKAKVATDAALDYTDIPVSQIRKVTASRLLLSKQTIPHYYLTVDTCVDKLTSLRTQLNSLQEASGGSRISVNDLVIKAAALALRKVPQCNSSWANDYIRQYNNVNINVAVQTDNGLFVPVIRDADKKGLSTIGEEVKQLAKKAKENSLKPQDYEGGTFTVSNLGGPFGVRQFCAIINPPQAGILAVGSSERRVVPGSGAEEFKFASFMSVTLSCDHRVIDGAIGAEWLKAFKGYIENPETMLL; from the exons ATGGCATCTCATTTACTCAATCACTCGTCCAAG ATGAGAAATGCTTCCAAGTTGCTGCACCACGAACGCGCTCTTTTGGTTCGTTGGTTTTCCGGCGATGCTCAATCCTCTCTCAACCGAAACCGCG ATGTGTGGAAAACTCAATTCCACGAGTCTTCAACAACAAGAAGTGTCTTTGAACCGGCCTCCAGCTTTAAT aaaCGTTCATTTGGTATGCAGAAGAGAAACATCTCCATGGCTACCATTAAAAGAGGTTCCATTATCGGGTTTGGGTTCAATGGAGAAATTTCGCG AAGTTCACAGGTGCTGTCAAGGAGATGCTATGCGTCAGCCTCAG ATCTCCCCCCACACCAGGAAATTGGAATGCCTTCTCTCTCACCTACAATGACAGAG GGTAACATTGCAAGATGGTTGAAGAAAGAAGGTGATAAAATCTCTCCTGGTGAAGTGCTCTGTGAAGTTGAAACT GATAAAGCCACTGTTGAAATGGAATGTATGGAGGAAGGTTATCTGGCCAAGATAATCCGCGGGGATGGggcaaaagaaattaaagttgGTGAG GTAATTGCTGTAACTGTTGAAGATGAGGGAGATATTGCAAAGTTCAAAGATTATCAACCTTCAGCATCTGAACCAAGTGCAGCCCCTGCCAAAGAAATATCTGCCCCACCTACACCAAAGAAAGAAGAGGAGGTAGAGGAACCTGGCCGAGAACCTGAGCCAAAGGTTTCTAAACCCAGTGCACCACCCTCATCTGGAGATCGCACATTTGCTAGTCCTCTTGCTAGAAAATTGGGCGAAGAGAAAAAT GTACCTCTCTCTAGCATTAAAGGAACAGGACCTGAAGGGCTCATTGTGAAGGCCGACATTGATGATTACTTGG CTTCTGGTGCTAAAGAAGTTTCAGCATCCTCCAAGGCCAAGGTTGCAACAGATGCAGCATTGGATTATACTGACATTCCTGTCTCTCAGATACGGAAG GTCACAGCTTCACGGCTACTATTATCAAAACAAACTATTCCTCATTACTATTTAACAGTAGATACATGTGTTGACAAACTCACGAG TTTGCGGACCCAACTCAATTCATTGCAAGAAGCCTCTGGTGGCTCCCGCATATCAGTTAATGACCTTGTAATCAAG GCTGCTGCTTTGGCTCTCCGTAAAGTTCCTCAATGTAACAGTTCATGGGCAAATGATTATATTCGCCA GTATAATAATGTGAATATTAATGTTGCTGTGCAGACTGATAACGGGCTCTTTGTTCCAGTCATCAGG GATGCAGACAAGAAAGGCCTCTCTACAATAGGGGAAGAGGTCAAACAATTGGCAAAGAAAGCCAAAGAAAACAGCTTGAAACCCCAAGATTATGAG GGAGGTACATTTACAGTGTCTAACCTGGGAGGGCCATTTGGTGTCAGACAATTCTGTGCAATCATCAATCCTCCTCAGGCTGGCATTCTTGCCGTTGGATCTT CTGAGAGGAGGGTCGTTCCGGGTTCAGGTGCTGAAGAGTTCAAGTTTGCTTCCTTCATGTCTGTGACCCTCAGCTGTGATCATCGTGTTATAGATG GTGCAATTGGTGCCGAATGGTTAAAAGCATTCAAAGGCTATATTGAAAATCCAGAGACCATGTTGTTGTAA
- the LOC114418144 gene encoding dihydrolipoyllysine-residue acetyltransferase component 2 of pyruvate dehydrogenase complex, mitochondrial-like isoform X2 translates to MASHLLNHSSKMRNASKLLHHERALLVRWFSGDAQSSLNRNRDVWKTQFHESSTTRSVFEPASSFNKRSFGMQKRNISMATIKRGSIIGFGFNGEISRSQVLSRRCYASASDLPPHQEIGMPSLSPTMTEGNIARWLKKEGDKISPGEVLCEVETDKATVEMECMEEGYLAKIIRGDGAKEIKVGEVIAVTVEDEGDIAKFKDYQPSASEPSAAPAKEISAPPTPKKEEEVEEPGREPEPKVSKPSAPPSSGDRTFASPLARKLGEEKNVPLSSIKGTGPEGLIVKADIDDYLASGAKEVSASSKAKVATDAALDYTDIPVSQIRKVTASRLLLSKQTIPHYYLTVDTCVDKLTSLRTQLNSLQEASGGSRISVNDLVIKAAALALRKVPQCNSSWANDYIRQYNNVNINVAVQTDNGLFVPVIRDADKKGLSTIGEEVKQLAKKAKENSLKPQDYEGGTFTVSNLGGPFGVRQFCAIINPPQAGILAVGSSERRVVPGSGAEEFKFASFMSVTLSCDHRVIDGAIGAEWLKAFKGYIENPETMLL, encoded by the exons ATGGCATCTCATTTACTCAATCACTCGTCCAAG ATGAGAAATGCTTCCAAGTTGCTGCACCACGAACGCGCTCTTTTGGTTCGTTGGTTTTCCGGCGATGCTCAATCCTCTCTCAACCGAAACCGCG ATGTGTGGAAAACTCAATTCCACGAGTCTTCAACAACAAGAAGTGTCTTTGAACCGGCCTCCAGCTTTAAT aaaCGTTCATTTGGTATGCAGAAGAGAAACATCTCCATGGCTACCATTAAAAGAGGTTCCATTATCGGGTTTGGGTTCAATGGAGAAATTTCGCG TTCACAGGTGCTGTCAAGGAGATGCTATGCGTCAGCCTCAG ATCTCCCCCCACACCAGGAAATTGGAATGCCTTCTCTCTCACCTACAATGACAGAG GGTAACATTGCAAGATGGTTGAAGAAAGAAGGTGATAAAATCTCTCCTGGTGAAGTGCTCTGTGAAGTTGAAACT GATAAAGCCACTGTTGAAATGGAATGTATGGAGGAAGGTTATCTGGCCAAGATAATCCGCGGGGATGGggcaaaagaaattaaagttgGTGAG GTAATTGCTGTAACTGTTGAAGATGAGGGAGATATTGCAAAGTTCAAAGATTATCAACCTTCAGCATCTGAACCAAGTGCAGCCCCTGCCAAAGAAATATCTGCCCCACCTACACCAAAGAAAGAAGAGGAGGTAGAGGAACCTGGCCGAGAACCTGAGCCAAAGGTTTCTAAACCCAGTGCACCACCCTCATCTGGAGATCGCACATTTGCTAGTCCTCTTGCTAGAAAATTGGGCGAAGAGAAAAAT GTACCTCTCTCTAGCATTAAAGGAACAGGACCTGAAGGGCTCATTGTGAAGGCCGACATTGATGATTACTTGG CTTCTGGTGCTAAAGAAGTTTCAGCATCCTCCAAGGCCAAGGTTGCAACAGATGCAGCATTGGATTATACTGACATTCCTGTCTCTCAGATACGGAAG GTCACAGCTTCACGGCTACTATTATCAAAACAAACTATTCCTCATTACTATTTAACAGTAGATACATGTGTTGACAAACTCACGAG TTTGCGGACCCAACTCAATTCATTGCAAGAAGCCTCTGGTGGCTCCCGCATATCAGTTAATGACCTTGTAATCAAG GCTGCTGCTTTGGCTCTCCGTAAAGTTCCTCAATGTAACAGTTCATGGGCAAATGATTATATTCGCCA GTATAATAATGTGAATATTAATGTTGCTGTGCAGACTGATAACGGGCTCTTTGTTCCAGTCATCAGG GATGCAGACAAGAAAGGCCTCTCTACAATAGGGGAAGAGGTCAAACAATTGGCAAAGAAAGCCAAAGAAAACAGCTTGAAACCCCAAGATTATGAG GGAGGTACATTTACAGTGTCTAACCTGGGAGGGCCATTTGGTGTCAGACAATTCTGTGCAATCATCAATCCTCCTCAGGCTGGCATTCTTGCCGTTGGATCTT CTGAGAGGAGGGTCGTTCCGGGTTCAGGTGCTGAAGAGTTCAAGTTTGCTTCCTTCATGTCTGTGACCCTCAGCTGTGATCATCGTGTTATAGATG GTGCAATTGGTGCCGAATGGTTAAAAGCATTCAAAGGCTATATTGAAAATCCAGAGACCATGTTGTTGTAA